cgatatacacggtccacaacaatagaatcacccactagcATAGACACATGAATAGGCGTAACTAAAGAATCacagggcgtatccaaataacgagcaaagtacgatgacacatataaataagtggaacgaggatcaaataatactgaagcatccatgtggcatactgaaacaatacatgtgatcacaacgCGGAAGCAACTTCCTCTAGACGAGcgggaaaagcatagcatcgagcATGACCACCACTTATCTGACCTCCCATTTCTGGGGTGACCTCGACCTGCACGACCTCCACCCcaagctggctgagcgggtggtgtagcaactggtgcaAGGATCAAAGACTGGCCTTCCTGTTGCACTGGACCTCTATAGTAATGGGGACAATACTTCCTCAcatgccccaactctccacaATCGCAACTACCTCGAGCTGGAAATGACGGTGGGCCCTGAATCGGACCCCGAGAACTAGAATAACCACTGGAAGAACCTGGTAccgatgaaccctgaactgatggagcacggtaCGAGCTTTGAGCTGGAAGTGCACTAAAAGATGACTGACTCGTACGAGTATTATATGAATCATGGCTAACTAATGCACCACGATGAATTGGATGAGTCATCTGAGCGGTCCTATAAGGACAGCCTCTGTTGTGTTGGGACTGACCTCCAAATGAAGTACCACTGAAACCACCTGAACCACGGGGCCTCTTGCCCTCCCACTCTTCGCGCTCAAGCCTGCGAATCGACTCCAAGCGCCTGGCAATCTCGACTACCTGGTCAAACCTAGCATCTTTATCGGCCTCTTGAGCCAGACTGTTATGTaaaccatagttgaggccatcaatgaaccttctGATCCTCTCCCTCTCAATGGGAACTAACCTTATAGTATGATGAGCCAAATCcgcaaatctcatctcatactgagtcataGTCATATCCCTCTACCGTAGCTACTCaaaatttatacgcagttcctCTCTCCGAGTCTGTGGGACAAACTTCTCGAAAAAATATAATAGAGAACTTATGTCATGTGAGTGGCACTACGCCAActggcctgctcaactcataggccTGCCACCATCTGTAGGCTCTATCAACTGAAAAGTGGTAAATGAGGTCTCTAAAATACCCGTTGTGTGAATAATTCGCTGACACCAGTCTagaaagtcctgagcatcctctgactcctCCCCGCAGAACtctggaggcttaagcctccTGAACTGCTCCAATCTCTTCTGTtcctcatcactcataggtgGGCCAACCTTGGTTCGAGCAGCAGCAAatggctgggctggtagtacccccggaGTCTGGAGTCCCTGAGCTAGCTACTCTAGAGTACGGGCGATGGGAGTcttggcacctcccccagcctgtgaaatAGTTGGTGCAGCGGAAATCAAAACTTTCTGAGCCAGAATCGTGCGCACAGTCAAAATCTGGGCTAAGACCTCCAGAAGGCCAGGAATAACAATGGGCACTATTAGTGCCTGAGATGGTCCCACCAGCTCACCAGTATTTGGTACCTTCTCCTCAGCTGGAGTAACTGGTGGCTCTATAGATATTTCTGTGACTGTAGTACGAGCCATGTCTCGACCTCTACCGCATTCTCGACCTCTCGCGGCCcgaactggtggtactggtggtcgtctgcctgatccagttgtacgtgtccttaccatatgtgagagaataaaagcgtcaaggttcaaactTCAGAAATAACAAATTTGCATGATAAGATTGCAAGAAAGTAAAGTTTCTTAatagttcggtagcctctcgaagtttagtacagacatctctgtaccaatccgtaagactctactaaacttactCGTGACTCGTGAGAGCTAAGAAACCTAGTgctttaataccaacttgtcacgacccaaactcactagtcatgatggcacctaaccccaaCCTGTTAGATAAACAAACAGtcatataataacaataaaatcgAATAAACATGGTCTGATAACTcaacaaagaaaaaataatatgaaatatCTGAGAATATAACCATAAAACTACTAAACATATCCCCAATATCAGGTGTCAACGAGTACACGAGCATAACTGAATAACAAGATACAAACAAAATCCTGTAATACAATTGTCTGAACAATCGAATAGTAAAGATAGAGATAACTGAAAGAAAACTTCAAGGACTGTGGACAATATAGTAGCTACCCCGTAGTCTCCCAAACGCTGGCAACAACTCAAGTCTTGAAATCACCTCGGACcagatgtacctagatctgcacaagtagtgcagagtgtagtatgagtacaattgatcccatgtactcaaaaagtaacaacactaaccttgggctgaaagcaacGACGAGCTCAGAACTGTAGTCAAATGCCAATGGCATTAACCGGTAACAgttcagaatctaaagaaaaaatatagaaataagtAGCTCAATGATATCATGTTCAATTTGTTCACATTTTAGAAATTTAGACATGTTTTCAAGTATAACGGTTAAAGCCCCAATAAGGATAAATTATTTAACAACTAGCATGTGGGAGGTATattttatgcctacatgtcaagtatacatgtcaaTCAACAATATCACGGTGGATCCATCAATACTCACATTTAGCATTGTTTAAGTGCTTGGCATAACTGTCCATCATCAAAGCAAGTATATAAAATATTGTGCCTCCGCCTATTGCTGGCATCTCAAACTCCAGAGGAGCGAATCCTTCCCAAGCACTAATCATAATCATTTAGCCCAATAGTGAGGTCGGGTGCACTCGTCGCTCCAAAACAATAACACTTAGCCTAATATGGGCCTGGCGTAcgtgtcacctcaatatcaataccaaaCCGACTCCACGGCCCAAACTCAGTCATTTACCGTCCATGTCTCTAATAAACACATCTCAAATTGCTCAGTTTAACAGTGTTACACATAAGAGGGATCAACAACATGTCAGGAATCAAATAAGAAGTTCTGATACAGAGATATCATACACGGATATGGCATCATGGCTGAGAACATGCGTACAAATAAACCATATAGCGCTGAGACAACAAGAATAGCCCTATAAATTCTCAAACAAATAGCACTTGgcctagacatgatatctaacatgaatcacaattcAGATGATTAAACAAGTTGGGAAAACACATGGATAACAAgatatgatagcaaaacaagccCGGTAATAGCCTAAAGGCCTCCCTGGACCATAAACACACTGGTGCACGCAcatacgcctgtcacctagcgcGTACGTCACCCCAATATCTTTCATATGACATAGTTCTCaaggttaaataccctcaaatccaagtttagatgtgttacttatctcaaaacGCGTAGCATTTCCCACGTGCATCGGccgccaaacgactcgaatccagtcacaaacaactcaatatcaacaaataatgtcgtaggaaacaatttcaaataataaagttttgatttttatcaaaatcaaaaagtcaacctcgagcCCGCACCCCGGAACCCGATCAAACTCGCAAATTACGAACACCTATTCAATAATGAGTTCAACGATaccaattttatccaattccgacctcgattcgaccttcaaatccttaattttTACTTTAGGAAGTTCTTACAAAAATCCCTCATTTTTTCACTTTAATTCACTAAAcgaatatggaatcatgaaataacaACAAGTTtgagtcaaaaacacttaccccgatcaaAATTTTGTAAATTTCCTCCAAAATCCATCAAATTCGAGCtccacaactcaaaatatgttaaaatgaacCAAACCCCtgaaatagagtactatatagCTTGACCAGGTACTACACATTGCGAACGCGGGACCCTCGTCGCATTCGCAAAGATCAAAATTGATCTTCCCAGAaaatggccttcgcattcgcgtcttccacctcgcgaacgcgatgaagcaAAAGtccaagccttcgcgaatgcgtcctAGACCTTGCTAGCGCGTAGGCTAATATCCCTCCCAGCACCTAgctgcttcgcgaatgcgaaataTCCCTCGTGAATGTGAAGAAGGGCGACTGCCCAGCCCCcataacccttcgcgaacgcgaagaaagaaACCAGAACTGAGGCATCAGCAGCCCAAAAATACAGTGGAATGGTCTGTAGcacatccgaatcacacccgagacTTCCGGGACCCCGTTCAAATATACGACCAAGTCCCAAAGCATTATATGAActcgctcgaagcctcaaatcacatcaaacaataccaaaactacgAATCTCACATCGATTCaggcctaatgaactaatgaacatccaacttctaaaactaatgtcgaaccatattaaatcaactctgaatgacctcaaattttgcatgcaagttccaaatgacacaacaaacctattccaactcccgaaagTAAAATTcgaacccggtatcaacaaaatcaactcttggtcaaacctctcaacctttcaAAGCTTCAAcattccaatttttgccaaaaagcctcaaaccaaccaacggacctccaaatcaatatccggacatacgcctaagtccaaaattactgtACGAAGCTATCGAAACTATCAAAACTCTCTTCTAACTTAAGATTCCAACCTTGGGACTTAGTGTCCCAATTTACTTTGAATCATCTCCGGAATAAAACCAACCATATCGGGAAGTCATATAatcacaaatgaacatagaagaaataataaatagggaaatatggctacaatacacaaaacaACCGGCATGGTCATTACAATAAACATACATGAACCCTGGTTTGCTAAAGGTGACCCTTTCCACCTCATTGGGGGAAAATATTTCGATCATATTCCAGTCACAATCTTCCTTCACGACGAGAATGCTAACAGGGCGAATCGAAGAAGGATACTTATAGATAGGCCAATTTTTGTCATTATGGGGGTTGATAATTTCCTTTTGGACTTGAACATTTGATTGTAAGTTAAGGTGAAGAGTTATGATGGTGTTAACGGTAGGAGGCTTGGATTCAACATCGACTTCCTTTGTTCTGTTCTTTTTGGGGCCACCACCGATGATAATGCTAGAGTTTTCGGGGACAGAAGAAGTAGGAGACATAGTTGTTGAAAATTTGGATAAGAAGATTTTACTGATAAAGTGGGGTTTTGGAGTTGAATTCTGAGAAAATTCGATGAGGATGGATTTGTAAAAGTGAAAGAGAAAAGTGAAAGGTAGTGGAGAAGTTTATAGGCAACAGAATTCACAGTCATGATTACCTTGAAAACTGGCAAAAATATTTGTTGAATCATGGAATAACACGTGTTAGGTTCATTAAATGCAAAGAGATGTTCGTCCTTTCAAGTGTCAGAAACCATTCAGAGACTTACCCGCTAAGGAAAGTAGTTTTATCTACTTTCCGGCAATACCAAAGTGTTGTCATCGAAAAGTAAGGGGATTATCTATATAGGGTAAAATTGATTAATGCCAGGTGAACGCTCTACGAGTTGACACGTGGAACTGAAGACCGATATGATATGAGTCAATAGGTGGTACCGGATATAAACATGTGACTGGTGTTGAATAAATTTCAAAGGCATTGGAACCAAGAACAAATATTTGAAAGGAAGACGTCAGTTGAAAAAGATAACATTTAATGAGCAGTCGTTATAAAAAATCTCTTTGTTAATGATCAATTGTTATGTAGCCATCAAGTGGGGTTTTATTCTCATTAAATGAGAGTTTGATTTGAGAATCTTGTCTCCCTGAATAAagctataaataggagaatttGTATTCATAGTTGGACACGAAACATTCTGTACGCACAAGCTAAATTTATTCTTATTCTATCAATCTACTTTCTTTATTTTGCACTTGATATTGTTCTTACCATTGCTTCTGGAGAAGCTAAGTCCATAAGTAggcttgtattttttttaaatttattttgataatattatttatgttattatttttctatattcttgaatcaaattaattcacgTGTCTATAAATCACGCTACAAATTTAACTGCATCGCTTTACGGGTAAACAATATCATGATTTGCTTCTATCTTCTCAAGACAAAATTAtaggcggatccaagatttaaacTCAATGAGTTCAACCTTTATATTTGTTAGTATTGAatgcattatatttttaaatctatGAGTTCATATATATCTACTATTTCTTACAATATTAGTAGATATTTATACATAAATTTATACTCCGCAccgaaaattatgggttcaatcGAACCCATCACTTTAATACTACATACGCCCCTGAACACTATATATTCGAGAAGCTGTAagataggaaaagaaataaaagtatAATAAATCTTTGTCCTCATTTAATATTAATTCGAGCTAGTGGCACATATTTGTTGGCATGGCTTGGGCTCGATCTCTAGGTAGAATTTGGAGGCAATGGAGTGTTTAAAATTATATTAGAGTTCAAAGGCAGAGCGTAGTTTTCTGAAATAAGCCAAGACCATAGAAGACATTGTCAACTTGAGCTCCCAACTTCCCATTTGTCCATTTCTCCAACCTCACTCTTATcacctctcaaactctctctctctctctcccccttTGAGCTTCCCATGCATTCCCACACAATTAATCCCATTCCCTTGAGATAATGTTGAAACTTTTTTTGCATGCCCAGCTTACAGCGTAAGCCATATTATTATTTCTCATTTGTAGCAGCCCTTTGTAAGGGCGCGCACCCACAAGTGTGCGCACCCCCACTCCTAGTCTATGCAATGTCGGCGGCTTACCGTTACAGCAATCACAACCGCCATCATCATCCGCGCCACCGCCTTCTCCTCCTTGCCGTGTTGCTTGCGGCGGCTGTTGTCTCCGCCTCCTCGGGAAGTTCGGAAGCGGAGATTCTCTTAAGGTTCAGTAAGTCCTTGTCGAAAAATGACGCATTTTCCAATTGGAATCCCAACGTACCACCTTGCGATCAAAAGACCGATAACAACAATTGGGAAAATGTCATTTGCGAAAACGGTTTCGTTTTCGGTTTGCGGTTGGAGGATAAGGGATTAAGTGGTACAATCGATGTGGACGCTCTTAAGGAATTGGCCAATTTCAGAACCATTAGTCTCATTAACAATAATTTCGAAGGCCCTTTGCCAATTTTGAGTCAACTTGCGGGATTGAAAACTGCTTATTTTTCAAACAACAAATTCTCTGGCCAAATTGACAATAGTGTTTTTGAAGGGATGCATTGGTTAAAGAAGCTTCATATTGCTAACAATCAATTCACAGGAAAAGTACCCTCCATTTTAGGTCAATTGCCTAAGCTTACGGAATTGAGGCTAGAAAATAACAAATTTGAAGGACAATTACCTGATTTTAATCAAGAGAGGATTATGGATATGAACTTCTCGAACAATTCTCTTGTGGGTCCAATTCCTCGTGGCCTTTCTAGTCTCAAACCTTCATCGTTTGAaggtaatattttatttttttttgtacatTGCGAAAACTTACATACACCTGATATTTACCAAACGAACAAAATGTGTGATAATGTGTCGATTAAATAAACTTACATCATCTAGCTAACAATGGTTAATTAACATGTAGTCTTACTTTAAAATGAATCTTAAGCTTAAATTATTTCGTCTGAATGCAAACTCAAGGTGTCTAATTTTCGTAAGTCCCAATACGTGACTGTCTTGTTCCTTCCtctattttcttaattaaacTGCCATAATTTTAGGTCCTTATGCTATAGGTATTTATGATTTATGTCCTTCACTTCTCTTAAAATGCTAGAAAAATTAATGCATGTTTTACATCTCATGAACTTGTACCCAACAAATTCCTCTGATGAGTTAAATTAGAAAATATGCTCTCATTTTCATCCAAATAATGTTCTGATCAAGATTATAATATCTTGGTTAAAGATATGTGCGTGAAATTATATTTGATTCtcctttttatttctttaataaaaTAGGTAATGATCTTTGTGATGGGCCATTATCCAAATGTACAAGTGAACCAAAGATAGCACTTTGGACAATTATATTGGTGGTTATCGCAGTGGCAGCAGCTATAGCTGCAATTATTGTTGTTATCGTCATCCTTCGCCAACGCAAGCAGACGCCTGAAACGGAAGCAAGATCAGGCGCAGCTAATAATTCACCTGGGGGCGCCACTCACCAGAAGGCGCCCTCGGCAGATTTAGATAAGATGGAACAGGGCCAAGTAGTGGCTCCTGACCGTTCTCCGGAGGGCGGAAAGAGACCTGAACAAGCTCAGAAACTTCTATTTTTAAAGGATGATATGGAGAAATTTGACTTGCCAGATTTGTTGAAGGCATCAGCTGAAATATTGGGAAGTGGAGTATTTGGATCAACTTATAAAGCTGCACTTAGCACTGGACCTGTTATGGTTGTCAAAAGGTTTAGGCAAATGAATAATGTAGGCAAGGAAGATTTTCATGAACATATGAGAAGGCTAGGCAGGTTAAGTCATAAGAACTTGCTTCCTGTTGTCGCTTTCTATTATAGAAAGGAGGAAAAGCTTTTGGTCTCCGAATATGTCAACAATGTCAGCCTTGCAGTTCATCTTCATGGTACGTACTCTATGCTTATattatttttgcactttttaaAGATCAATGTTAACATGTCAAAAATTGAGCCGTCCAAACACAtttttaatttcatatcaaatttcacccaaatcagtttttttttttttaatatttgggATATTATGTCCAAAGGGGTCCTAAGATATCCTCACCTGAACCTCTGGAGTATTGAAATTTGAGCCTTGATTAGTTGGTCTCTGTAAATTTACCTTTAAGCTAAGGTAGGTCTGGACATGAATCTACAGAGGAATCGCTTTTTCACGCTTATACCGAATTGGCGTCTCATCCaaaaaaattaatctttaaaaaaaaatacatttatttacttaattgtATTTGGTCTCCAAATATGTCAACAATGTCAGCCTCACAGTTCATCTTCATGGTACGTATTTTATGCATATACTATTATTTTTGCACGTTTTAAAGATCCTATGataacaaataattaagaaaTCCTCACTTGaacttggagattgatatttgaGCCTGGATTAGTTGGTCGCTACAAATTTTACCTCTAGCGAAGGTAGGTCAGGCCATGAATTTGTTAACCGATTCAAGCctatcccaaattggccattgTAATATGTTGAATTATATGATCGTCTCATCCTAATCTTTTAGAACTATCAATCTACGATTCATCCTTCATATATGATTCTGATTCTTTTTCATTAGCTATGAACGTGAAAATTCTTTCTCTAATATTTTGTTAAATCATGTTACCATTTAATCTAAAACCTTATACTTTTAGAAAAAAAtacatttatatatttatttaattatgtcgTCGTCAAcatatatttatgtgaatttttATCAGGAAATAAATCCCGTGGGCAGCCAAACCTAGATTGGCCAGCTCGGTTAAAAATAGTGAAGGGAGTAGCCAAAGGACTTTTATACCTCTACAGCGAGCTTCCAAGCTTGACAGCACCCCACGGTCACCTCAAATCCTCCAACGTTCTACTAAACGAATCCTACGAGCCGTTACTCACAGACTACGCCTTACTACCAGTTGTGAACCTAGAACATGCTCAAGAACACATGATCGCATACAAATCACCAGAGTTCAAGCACACCGGCCGAATCACACGTAAAACTGACGTATGGACACTCGGAGTTTTAATACTTGAGATCCTAACGGGGAAATTCCCGTCCAATTTCTTGCAACAAGGAAAAGGAAGTGACACGGATTTGGCAACTTGGGTACGTTCTGTTGTTAACGAGGATCCGTCAAACGTAGAGGTATTCGAAAAGGACATGAGAGGAACAAAGAATTCCGAGGCGGAAATGACGAAGCTATTGAAGATAGGATTGAGTTGTTGTGAGCTTGATATGGATAAGAGGTTTGATATGAAGGAAGCAatggaaagaattgaggaagtaAAAGAGAGAGAAGGGGATGATGATTTTTACTCTTCTTATGCAAGTGAAGCTGATATGCGTTCTTCTAGAGGATTATCTGATGACTTTTCTCAAGTCTCATTGAACATTTGAAGTGTACGTTAAGGCATTTTAATTTGTTCAACTCATAATCATCGTAATGGAATTGgactttattttgttttgatgCATGGTTGGGGGTATAAGGTTGATTTTTTATGGTTGGGGATAGCTATATAGCCActgaacaaaataaataatatttttttaaaaaaaagtgatAGAAAAAGtactttcacttttttttttcctccAATTGTTTTCCTTatcaacagaaaaagaaaaaggaaacattttataaaagaaaatattttccaaaactcttattaaccttccccaccctattccccaccctcaccaacaCACCCCACATCCACTCATCTAATCCCACCCTATGCCTACCCACCCCACCCTCTCTCTAGAAAAAGCttttattttttcgaattttagtttttttttcgtCATCACCCACCCTACTAACCCTcgtaatttcaaatttctgtttttgtCGTTTTTCTGCACCATTCATCctgcacaaaaaaaaaattactttttattttata
The sequence above is drawn from the Nicotiana tabacum cultivar K326 chromosome 13, ASM71507v2, whole genome shotgun sequence genome and encodes:
- the LOC107818920 gene encoding pollen receptor-like kinase 2, giving the protein MPSLQRKPYYYFSFVAALCKGAHPQVCAPPLLVYAMSAAYRYSNHNRHHHPRHRLLLLAVLLAAAVVSASSGSSEAEILLRFSKSLSKNDAFSNWNPNVPPCDQKTDNNNWENVICENGFVFGLRLEDKGLSGTIDVDALKELANFRTISLINNNFEGPLPILSQLAGLKTAYFSNNKFSGQIDNSVFEGMHWLKKLHIANNQFTGKVPSILGQLPKLTELRLENNKFEGQLPDFNQERIMDMNFSNNSLVGPIPRGLSSLKPSSFEGNDLCDGPLSKCTSEPKIALWTIILVVIAVAAAIAAIIVVIVILRQRKQTPETEARSGAANNSPGGATHQKAPSADLDKMEQGQVVAPDRSPEGGKRPEQAQKLLFLKDDMEKFDLPDLLKASAEILGSGVFGSTYKAALSTGPVMVVKRFRQMNNVGKEDFHEHMRRLGRLSHKNLLPVVAFYYRKEEKLLVSEYVNNVSLAVHLHGNKSRGQPNLDWPARLKIVKGVAKGLLYLYSELPSLTAPHGHLKSSNVLLNESYEPLLTDYALLPVVNLEHAQEHMIAYKSPEFKHTGRITRKTDVWTLGVLILEILTGKFPSNFLQQGKGSDTDLATWVRSVVNEDPSNVEVFEKDMRGTKNSEAEMTKLLKIGLSCCELDMDKRFDMKEAMERIEEVKEREGDDDFYSSYASEADMRSSRGLSDDFSQVSLNI